The DNA sequence TATAAATAATATTTTTTACAACATCTATTAATAACTTAAATCTTCTTATCATCTCTTTCATTTTCTATCTCTTTTTCCATATATTTAACCATATTTTTAAACTCTTTAAATTTAACTTTATTTGCTAAAACTATCCCTAATGGAACTGGAAAAGAGCTGTGCGGTGGCTTATTATAATTATACTCTCTTTTTTTTATATATAAATCAGTTCCTCTTTCTGTTTTATTTAATTTTACATCTCTCTTCATGAATATTTCAGATAATCTATGATAATTTAAAATAACTTCTGATTTCAATTCTAAATCTTTTTTGGAACTTTTAATATTTATTAATTTAGGCTTTTTATTATTATATGGTATAAATTCTTTAGGCAGTTGATATTTTGTATTATCTAATTTCAGATTTTTTAAAAATTCCCTCATAAAAAATAGATAAAATCTTTTTAAATTCATGTAATTATTATAAGTTGGATATTCAAAAATTTCACTTTTTAATTTTAATTTTTCTATTGCTTTCATCACAATAAAATTGGTAACATCATGGTCAATATGTCCACCTTCATATGTTGGGATAAATATTTTATTCGGTTTTATTTTTTTTAATATCTCATTTATATCCTTAAATAATTTTTTAGCTTCTTCAATTTTATATAGTGTTGTATCTTCATATTTTAAAAAAATTAGATTTTTTAATGGGATTTTAAAATATTTTTTTATTGTCTTCTTTATTGCGACTCTTCTTGCTTTTATATACCTTTTTTCACTATTTTTAGCTCCTTGAGTTGTATAAACTATTGTAATATTATTCCCTTTTTTTAACTCATTTTTCATCATTAAACTATTATTTATAATATCATCATCAGGATGTGGTGCAAATATTATTATATTTTCCATAATTTCTCTCCAATTTTAATTATTTAGGAACAGCTTAAAAATAACCTTCCCATTTTGTTTTAAAATACGCAACGATTTAAGCGTTTTTATAACAAAATATAAGAAACTTATTTTTTAAACGTTCCTTAAAACACTCAAAAAAACTTTTTTAAATTTCTCCTTTTGCCTATCTTCTGAATACTTCTTTGTTACCTCTTTTGCTTTTTCTCCTAACTCTTTAATATTATACTCTTTTTTTTCTATACTTTCCAATATTCCAACTATATTTTTTTTACTTAAATCAATTACAAAATTTTTTTCTACCTTTTCTACAATCTCTTTTAATCCTACATTTTTACTAACTATTGGCAATATTCCACAATACATACTTTCTAATACAGCCATTCCTGCTGCATCACTTCTTGAAGGTTGTATATATATACTTGATTTTTCAAAATATTTTCTTATATCTTTTTCATATCCTGTAAATATTATATTTTTATATTCAGAATATCTCTTTTTATAATTATTATATAAAATATCTTCTCCAATTATATATAATTTATAATCTTTATATTTTTTATTAAATCCTATAAAAGCTTCTATCAAAATATCAGTCCCTTTTATTTTAGAAGGTCCTCCTATTGTAAGAATTGCTTTTTTGTTGTAATCTATTTTTATATTTTCTAATCTTTTTGTATCTATAAAAGGATAAACAACCTCATTTTTTATATTTATATATTTATCTGCTATTTTTTTTATTTCGTAAGTAGTAGAGATTATTCCATCAATATATTTACAAAGCCACAATTTGTAATCTAAAACTATTTTTTTATCAAATTCTAAATCTCTAAAAAAAGAGTTCGAATTTATTGCTACTATCTTTATATTTTTATTAAATATCTTTTTTATAATTACAGGTAAACTTTTATTTATTGCATCCACTATATAAATATCTGCTTTTGGTATAAAAAAAATAGAAAACATTGAAAAAATTTGATGTAAAATAGCATTTCTCCTGATAAATTCTCTATCAAAAATAGGTAATAAAAAATACGAAAACTCCTCTACTCCTACACTTTTAGCAAACTCTTTATGTAATTTATGTGCTTTTTTTTCAATATATACTATTTTTAAATTATCCATTAATTCACTTCCTATTTAATAATCTATTTTTTATTTTTCCCAATTTAGGAATTATATTAAATATAATTGGGGAAGTAGAATATTTGTTATAGTGATACTCCTCTCCACCCCATCTTCTTTTAAATATAGTTATACCATCATCTTTTTCTAAACTTATCCCACCTAAATCAAAAAAACTATATCCATTTTCTTTCCCAAATAGTATACTTTCCCAATATAAAAGATTGTTTGGTTGAGATTTATAATATTCTGTTTTAGAGAAATTATAATTTAATTTTATACTATTTCCAAAACAAATTAATATACTTCCACCAATAATATCATTCTCTTTTTTTATAATCAATAATTTTTTAATCTCTTTTAGAGAAGAAAATTCATCAAAAGAATGTATATTCAATTCTTTTCTTATACACATCTCTTTATAAATCTCATATGCCTTCATCCAATCTTCATTTTTTTCTACAATTTCACAATATAACCCATCTTTCTTAGCTTTATTAATTCCCCATTTTGTTCCTTTGTTTAATTTTTTTCTTAACTCATCTTCAGATTTAGTTATATCAATAATTATAGTCCCTATTTTTTTTGAATATTTAAAATATTTTTGTAATAACCCTTCAAATTTAAAATTTACTCCGCCTATAATTATATTAAATAAAGGGGCTTTAAATAATATAACTTTTTTTAATTGTTTTATTAGTAACTCTACCACATCAACTCTATCATCTAAAGCAAATATACCTCCAACTAAAATTTTACAAAAAATAAAATTTAATTTTAAAGCATAATATAATCCACCTATAAATTTGCCATTTTCATATGCCCCTATTCCATAAACTTTATAACCTGTTTGTAAATATTTTTCTTGATAATCATAAATAGAGTCTATATCTTTTCCAAATTTATATGCAATATAATCCCATTCTTCTTTATTTATATTTTCATAATTTAGTATATTTACCGTTATATTTTTCATTTTAGCACCTCTTTTTTATATTATGGCGTAACTTATTTTATGCAGAAATTTATACTTTCCTAACAAATAAAAATGGATAACTCTATTCCACTTCCTACTTATCCTTCCCTCTTCTCCATTTTCCATTCACTAATATTCTTCTTTTCAGTATCAAAATTTACTCCTACCAAATATATCTCTTTCCCCATATCCATATATCTCTTGGCATATCCTTTTTCTCTTATCTGTTTTATTGCAATATCCACATTTTGATTACATTTAAATTCTACTATATGTATCATATCCTTTGTCTCTATCACCATGTCTATTCTTCCTTTATTTGTTAATACTTCTGCATATACTCTATATCCATAATCTTTCATTAATATATTTATCATATAAAATATACTATGATAATATAATTCTCGTTTTTCTAAATCCTTTGATATTAAGATATATGGTATCTTCGCAAATAACCCTTTCATTAATTCGAAATATTCCTCATATTCTCCTCTCGCAAAATGTCTCATCATTTTTATTGAAGTTACCCCTTCATTTTTCCCTACATAACTTGATATTAATTGCTCAGTAAATCCTTGTTCCACCTCTTTATTAGGATACCCTAATTTATATATTCCATATTCATAATCTTTTATTGTTAAATATCCCGTTTGAAACATCAATGGCTCTAATTGTAATCGTTCTATATCATAAGCTATTATTGAATTCTCTTCTAATTCTAAGTTTTCCATTTCTGTTACATCATAATTCCTTGCTTTCATTAGATTTACTAAAAATGTTGGCGTCCCACTTTCAAACCAATAATTCTTTAATTTTTTATATATACATAATCTCCCTATTGAAAATGGATTATATACACTATATTCTTCTTCGGTAAATCTAAATCCATTATATTTCTCTTTTATCTTTAGATACATCTCTTCTTTACTTATACTATTAGATTTCGCAACCATTTCTATATATTCATCAAAATATTTATGTAACTCCTCTTTAGTATAACCTAAAAATGTTGCAAAGTCTTGATGTATATCTAATTCTATTAAATTATTTAATGTTGAAAATATTGATACTTTGCTAAATTTACTTACTCCTGTTATAAATACAAACCTTATATAATCCTCTAATGGTTTTAAATTATCATAAAACACTTTTAGTATCTCTCTATTGGCTTTTCCTATATCTAACTTTTCCTTTTCTTCTCCTAAATGGCTTATTATTGGTTTGTCATATTCATCTACTAATATTACTACTCCCTTTTTATATTTTTCACTTAATTTTTCTATTAAATTTTTAAACATATTTTCCGGATCATCTAACAGTAAATCTATTTCATATTTTTTAGAAATTAACATTAGTTCTTCTTTTAAATTCTTTTTTAATTTTTCGCTTGTATCATTTGCTATTCTATTAAAATCCAACTTAATTATTGGATACTCATCCCATTCTCTATATTTACCCTCTATATATAGCCCTTCAAATAACTCCTTCTCACCTTTAAATAATGCCTCCAATGTGCTAACTGTCAAACTTTTCCCAAATCTTCTTGGTCTTGATAAAAAATAATATTTCCCCTTACTTACCATTTCGTATATATATTGCGTTTTATCTATGTATAAATAATCATCTCTTATTATTGTCCCAAAGCTTGACATATCTACTGCTAATTTTTTCATCTTTTCAACTCCTTTTTAATCCTAAGAAACGTTTAAAAAATAAGTTTCTTATATTTTGTTATAAATATGCTTGAATCATTGCGTATTTTAAAACAAAATAGAAAGGTTATTTTTAAACCGTTCCTAAATTATTCTTTCAAACAGACACATAGCTTTTAACCTATATCTTACATAAATTTTGTGACTATTTTAAATTTTGACAGAATCATCAAAAAATTTCTTCCTATTTTCCCTATAATATAAGATATAATATGGTTAAACAACAAAAAAATAGTTTATATCAATAATAACTATTTTTTTGTTGTTCGAACATATTCTAATTTGATCCCAAAAATAGTTTTCTAAAATTAATTTACCTATCAATTGAATAAACTTCAACTGATAGGCTTAATTTTACCATATCTTATGATTAGACCCCCAAAAGGTAGTTTTCTAAAATCATTCCATTATATATAGTTTCGTAAAAACGCTCGAACACTCTATATAGTAGTATGAAGAAAAATAAATACCTTTTTGTGGGGCAAACATATCTATATTATTCTAATTTCTATTTAAATTCAACCATATTAATTTTGTTTATAAGCTCAGTATTACTCTTTCTTCCTCCTGCAGCCCACAACTTATTATTAGTAAACGCAAATGCTGGTCTTCTAGAATAATAATTTTCAAATAAATCTCCGTCAAATACTTTATAATCTCCTGTAATTAAATTATATTGTCCATAATTTCCATTTGAGGTCTCTATATTAAAAATATATAAATAGTTTCCTTTTTTTAAAATATATGGAGAATAATATCCAATTTTATAATTATCTTTATTTACCACCAATTTAAAAGTTTTATCACCTGCTAAATCTATATACCATAGTTCTCCTTTAGAAACTAAATATACCTTGTTCGATTCATAAAATACAGCCGTTCTATCTAAGTCAGGAATATTTAATATATTCGTTATATTATTCTCTACTCCAGTTAAAGCATCTATTCTCAATAATCTATTATTATCTTTTTCAAATTTACAAAAATATTTATTATCCATTACAAAAGCTCCATCTCTATAATATTTAAATGAACTATTAACGTTTAAATAAGTAAATTCACTTGTAGTTAAATCTAACACTGTTATTTCATTTAATGAACCTCCTCCTGGGATTACATAGGGCGAAATATATAGCTTCTTATTACTTAATAAAGCTATTCCAGCATAACCTCTTTTTTCTTCTGGAATAGTCGCAATTGTTTCCCAACTACCATCAGATAAATTAATTTTTTGTACTTTATCTGATGTCCCAGTTCCAGAATTTGTACTCCCTCCAAATACATATAGATAATTATCATTATTTGTATAGGCAGGTGCCATTCCTGTTCCATCAAAAGAATATCTAGTTCTGTTTAAAATTTCCAATCCATTATTTGGAACAATGTTAAAACTCCATATACTGCTTTCAGACTTTCCATTTTTATCGTCTTTAGCTACTACTTTCCAATAATACGTACTATCTACTAATCCAGTTACATTATAACTACTTGTCACATAATTACTTGCTACCATTGGTAAATATGTACTATCTACTCCCAAGTAAATATCATATTTCAAACTGTCTCCGTCTACATCATTACAATCCCAAGATAACGTTAAGTCTCCATTTGTCACTGTTGTTCCATTTTCTGGTATAGGATTACTTGGAGCTTCTGGTACATTATTTATTAACGTATTTAATATTATATTCTTATTCTCTATTCCTAATGCATTTAAAGTTATAGTAGCTTCTCCTTTATAAATATTTCCTTCTGCCATTAATGTATAATCCCCTTTTACAAGATATGATTTCAAATATCCTGCTGTTCCAAAATCTCCACTTCCTGTTATACCTAATAATTTCCCGTCAGCATATACTTTGGCTCCACTTACTGGTAAATTTTCTGCATCAAATACATTTACTCCAACCACTCCAAGAAGATTACCTGTTGCCACTGCTCTTCTTCTTAAATTCAAATCATAAGTTAAGCTTTGATTTTCTTTTCTTAATTCTACATTCTCTAGTATGCTACTTCCTATTATATCTTCAGGATTTTTTGAGGCATCATAAAATTCCATAGTCATTGTTACTTTATCATATCTATAATCGCTTAATGTTATTTCTGCTCCATAGTTTCCATCATTATTTAAAGTTAAATTTAATTGTTGTTCTCTAAGTCCATTCACAGGTCCCACTATCTTAAAAATAGATTTCAAGTTTTCAATCCCATTTACTTCTTCTATTACTTCTTTTGGAATATTAAACTTAAATATCGCATCTCCTCCATCTAATGTTAAATTAAATACTGTTTCACCATGTAGTGGTATCAGATCCATATCTATATCTGTCAATCCCAACATCACATTTTCCTGTGTTTCAACAGATTTACCTATTTGAACTCCATCATCATATAGTTTCAGTTTTATATTATGTTCTCCCATATTTAAATTTATATACTGTTCTGTTATCCCTATTTCAGGGTTTATTGCAAATTGAACTTCATCTCCATTATCTACTATCATCCCTATTACCGGATTTTTCAGAACAGACAATTCTTTTGTATCATATTTTAATTTCAAAGAAGTAAGCTGATTCATATTTATTGTAGTAGATGTTTCTCCTATTACTGGTTTAAGAATTAAATTTATATTATTTGTTCCATCTATTATTATCTGATTTAAAGCACTCCCTATATACTGATATCCTCCACTTGTGAATATTAACTCTATATTATATGTTCCAGGAGATAGAATTATAGTACTATTTGATTTTGCTACAAAATTTTCTTCATCCAATGTGCCATACCAATCAAAAGTTTCTATTTTACTATTTGTTATATTTGTTACTTTCATTGTTCCTTTAACTGCTCCAGGTGCTCTCATTGTTCTTTTTGTCACTACTTTGCTTGCTATTGTGGCTAATTTATAATTAAATGATAACTTCGCTTTACTTTTTTTTAGTTCTTTGTCTTGATTAAAACATCCTATGATTCCTAATACAAAAAGCACCACCATTAATATTTTAAATACTTTTTTCATAAAATCATCCTCCCTTTTTTATTTTGAATTCTATCTAATACTATAATAACCCCAGTAAAACTATTCTAATATAATTTTATCTTCATTAACTCTTCATCTCCTTTCATTTGAATTAAAAAATCATTATTTAACTATTCCACTATAATTAGTATACTATATTTCTCTATTAAAATCTATGAAATTCCATTTTTATAATAAAAATTATCCTCTCAAATATCGATATAACAATAATTTTTAATTGTCAACTTTCCATTATAAATTATCCTTTCCCACCTACCATCCATAAATTATGTCCAAAATATTTCTCAAATCCTTTAAACAATTCATTCACAATTTTAGGAAAACTAACAATTTCGCCCTCTCCAAAAACTTTATCTACTTTTATTCCCTCTTTTTCACACATTTTTCTAAACTCATTAAATCCATATCTTTTTCCTGAACTAACCATAAATTCCTCAAAACTTCTTTTATGAATTATATTCCCAACTAATCTTTCTAAATATTTAGGACAATTTTTATTTAATACAGTAATTAAAATAGTCCCCCCTGGCTTACATACTCTATAATGCTCCTCTATTGCTTTTTGTGTTTCAGGAAAATGTTCTATAACTCCTAAGGAATATACAAAATCAAAGCTATTATCTTCATAAGGTAAATCTCTTGCATCTCCTTGAATTACATTAGTTAATCCCCTCTTATGACAAATTTCAACCTGTTTATCTGCATAATCAATCCCACTATAATCATAATCTTTCCAATAATAAAGCCATTTTCCACTACCTGCTCCTATTTCTAATATTTTAGAATTTTTTGATAATTTATTTTTCTCTTTTTCGAAAAATTTATAAATTTCTCTATTTTTATCTATCCCATTATTAAAATTATAATTGTTCCAATATTCTTTTAATTTATCCATAATTAATTTCCCTCTTTTCTTTTACTTATCAATTTAGCTGGTACTCCTCCAACTATAGAAAACGGTTCTATATTCCTTGTTACAACTGCTCCAGCTCCAACTATAGAATCTCTACCTATTTTTATCCCAGCCAATATAGTTGTTCCTCTTCCTACCCACACATTATCTTCTATTATCACTTCTTTATATTTATATCCCTGAAACTTTATTGGAATATCTATTCTATCATGATTATGAATTTCATCTGTTATATACACATTTGGAGCAATCATACAATTTTTTCCAATTTTTACTTTTTTTTGAGAAACTATAAAACAGTTCGGATTTAAAGATGTATTTTCTCCTAAAAATATTTCCCCTTTTCCACCTAAAATTACATTATCTTCAATTTTAACATTATCTTCAATATATGTATTCCAGTTATCAAATCTAATATTTTTTCCTATTTCTATTTTACTTCCAAAAAAATTCCATTTATAAAAATATTTATAGAAATAATAATTAATTAAAATTTTTATCTTTCTTTTT is a window from the Haliovirga abyssi genome containing:
- a CDS encoding PIG-L deacetylase family protein translates to MENIIIFAPHPDDDIINNSLMMKNELKKGNNITIVYTTQGAKNSEKRYIKARRVAIKKTIKKYFKIPLKNLIFLKYEDTTLYKIEEAKKLFKDINEILKKIKPNKIFIPTYEGGHIDHDVTNFIVMKAIEKLKLKSEIFEYPTYNNYMNLKRFYLFFMREFLKNLKLDNTKYQLPKEFIPYNNKKPKLINIKSSKKDLELKSEVILNYHRLSEIFMKRDVKLNKTERGTDLYIKKREYNYNKPPHSSFPVPLGIVLANKVKFKEFKNMVKYMEKEIENERDDKKI
- a CDS encoding glycosyltransferase family 4 protein — its product is MDNLKIVYIEKKAHKLHKEFAKSVGVEEFSYFLLPIFDREFIRRNAILHQIFSMFSIFFIPKADIYIVDAINKSLPVIIKKIFNKNIKIVAINSNSFFRDLEFDKKIVLDYKLWLCKYIDGIISTTYEIKKIADKYINIKNEVVYPFIDTKRLENIKIDYNKKAILTIGGPSKIKGTDILIEAFIGFNKKYKDYKLYIIGEDILYNNYKKRYSEYKNIIFTGYEKDIRKYFEKSSIYIQPSRSDAAGMAVLESMYCGILPIVSKNVGLKEIVEKVEKNFVIDLSKKNIVGILESIEKKEYNIKELGEKAKEVTKKYSEDRQKEKFKKVFLSVLRNV
- a CDS encoding lipid II:glycine glycyltransferase FemX, translated to MKNITVNILNYENINKEEWDYIAYKFGKDIDSIYDYQEKYLQTGYKVYGIGAYENGKFIGGLYYALKLNFIFCKILVGGIFALDDRVDVVELLIKQLKKVILFKAPLFNIIIGGVNFKFEGLLQKYFKYSKKIGTIIIDITKSEDELRKKLNKGTKWGINKAKKDGLYCEIVEKNEDWMKAYEIYKEMCIRKELNIHSFDEFSSLKEIKKLLIIKKENDIIGGSILICFGNSIKLNYNFSKTEYYKSQPNNLLYWESILFGKENGYSFFDLGGISLEKDDGITIFKRRWGGEEYHYNKYSTSPIIFNIIPKLGKIKNRLLNRK
- a CDS encoding ATP-binding protein — protein: MKKLAVDMSSFGTIIRDDYLYIDKTQYIYEMVSKGKYYFLSRPRRFGKSLTVSTLEALFKGEKELFEGLYIEGKYREWDEYPIIKLDFNRIANDTSEKLKKNLKEELMLISKKYEIDLLLDDPENMFKNLIEKLSEKYKKGVVILVDEYDKPIISHLGEEKEKLDIGKANREILKVFYDNLKPLEDYIRFVFITGVSKFSKVSIFSTLNNLIELDIHQDFATFLGYTKEELHKYFDEYIEMVAKSNSISKEEMYLKIKEKYNGFRFTEEEYSVYNPFSIGRLCIYKKLKNYWFESGTPTFLVNLMKARNYDVTEMENLELEENSIIAYDIERLQLEPLMFQTGYLTIKDYEYGIYKLGYPNKEVEQGFTEQLISSYVGKNEGVTSIKMMRHFARGEYEEYFELMKGLFAKIPYILISKDLEKRELYYHSIFYMINILMKDYGYRVYAEVLTNKGRIDMVIETKDMIHIVEFKCNQNVDIAIKQIREKGYAKRYMDMGKEIYLVGVNFDTEKKNISEWKMEKREG
- a CDS encoding kelch repeat-containing protein, which gives rise to MKKVFKILMVVLFVLGIIGCFNQDKELKKSKAKLSFNYKLATIASKVVTKRTMRAPGAVKGTMKVTNITNSKIETFDWYGTLDEENFVAKSNSTIILSPGTYNIELIFTSGGYQYIGSALNQIIIDGTNNINLILKPVIGETSTTINMNQLTSLKLKYDTKELSVLKNPVIGMIVDNGDEVQFAINPEIGITEQYINLNMGEHNIKLKLYDDGVQIGKSVETQENVMLGLTDIDMDLIPLHGETVFNLTLDGGDAIFKFNIPKEVIEEVNGIENLKSIFKIVGPVNGLREQQLNLTLNNDGNYGAEITLSDYRYDKVTMTMEFYDASKNPEDIIGSSILENVELRKENQSLTYDLNLRRRAVATGNLLGVVGVNVFDAENLPVSGAKVYADGKLLGITGSGDFGTAGYLKSYLVKGDYTLMAEGNIYKGEATITLNALGIENKNIILNTLINNVPEAPSNPIPENGTTVTNGDLTLSWDCNDVDGDSLKYDIYLGVDSTYLPMVASNYVTSSYNVTGLVDSTYYWKVVAKDDKNGKSESSIWSFNIVPNNGLEILNRTRYSFDGTGMAPAYTNNDNYLYVFGGSTNSGTGTSDKVQKINLSDGSWETIATIPEEKRGYAGIALLSNKKLYISPYVIPGGGSLNEITVLDLTTSEFTYLNVNSSFKYYRDGAFVMDNKYFCKFEKDNNRLLRIDALTGVENNITNILNIPDLDRTAVFYESNKVYLVSKGELWYIDLAGDKTFKLVVNKDNYKIGYYSPYILKKGNYLYIFNIETSNGNYGQYNLITGDYKVFDGDLFENYYSRRPAFAFTNNKLWAAGGRKSNTELINKINMVEFK
- a CDS encoding class I SAM-dependent methyltransferase — encoded protein: MDKLKEYWNNYNFNNGIDKNREIYKFFEKEKNKLSKNSKILEIGAGSGKWLYYWKDYDYSGIDYADKQVEICHKRGLTNVIQGDARDLPYEDNSFDFVYSLGVIEHFPETQKAIEEHYRVCKPGGTILITVLNKNCPKYLERLVGNIIHKRSFEEFMVSSGKRYGFNEFRKMCEKEGIKVDKVFGEGEIVSFPKIVNELFKGFEKYFGHNLWMVGGKG
- a CDS encoding acyltransferase, which encodes MRIIKKIGFFRAKKILKRKIKILINYYFYKYFYKWNFFGSKIEIGKNIRFDNWNTYIEDNVKIEDNVILGGKGEIFLGENTSLNPNCFIVSQKKVKIGKNCMIAPNVYITDEIHNHDRIDIPIKFQGYKYKEVIIEDNVWVGRGTTILAGIKIGRDSIVGAGAVVTRNIEPFSIVGGVPAKLISKRKEGN